From Granulicella sp. WH15, the proteins below share one genomic window:
- a CDS encoding outer membrane beta-barrel protein: MRNRLRVVFLVSAALASSATILQAQARAAASRLGDLQIGGGFTLADSDYDRPRFIGAAVYIDFDPDRRWGIELALHQVHTTSNAKYTSDLYERTYEVGGRYLLRRYGRLVPYAKGMVGRGVFNYPLVYVTPTKLTAEANEAYNLLAGGGGGDYRLTRHVHLRAEYEYQQWFRFPPHGLSPQMITFGAAYHFAGELSR, translated from the coding sequence TTGCGAAATCGCCTGCGCGTCGTCTTCCTTGTATCCGCAGCCCTGGCCAGCTCGGCCACCATACTTCAGGCCCAGGCCAGAGCTGCCGCCTCGCGCCTGGGGGACCTGCAGATCGGCGGCGGCTTCACCCTGGCCGACTCCGACTACGACCGGCCCAGGTTTATTGGTGCGGCGGTTTATATTGACTTCGATCCGGACCGTCGCTGGGGCATCGAGCTGGCGTTGCACCAGGTGCATACGACCTCGAACGCCAAGTACACCAGCGACCTTTACGAACGTACCTATGAGGTTGGGGGCCGGTATCTGCTGCGTCGCTATGGCAGGCTGGTTCCCTACGCCAAGGGGATGGTCGGGCGCGGCGTCTTCAACTACCCGCTGGTCTACGTTACGCCCACGAAGCTGACCGCCGAGGCCAACGAGGCTTATAACCTGCTGGCCGGGGGTGGCGGGGGGGACTATCGGCTGACGCGCCATGTTCATCTGCGGGCGGAGTACGAGTATCAGCAATGGTTTAGGTTTCCGCCACATGGGCTTAGCCCGCAGATGATTACGTTTGGGGCGGCTTATCACTTTGCGGGGGAGCTGAGCCGGTAA
- a CDS encoding outer membrane beta-barrel protein, with translation MKKTMVLAVLVLSAVAGFAQESRQDASISGIDVITPGVHGNTPVAQVISNTAGVLGSYRYMLTPHSALELNYSWAQNTNYYQYAGLQVFIPIHTMQQEFSAAYVYSLNFHKYSPFLEVGPGVMFFSPIKDFGTGRLDAKRNSNIGGLFGGGVAYEISPSFDVRAEFRGFFVKSPNFVDDFKTNRYNVIMTPALGVAYHF, from the coding sequence ATGAAGAAGACGATGGTGTTGGCCGTACTGGTGTTGTCGGCCGTGGCCGGATTCGCGCAAGAGAGCCGGCAGGATGCAAGTATCAGCGGAATTGACGTGATTACGCCGGGCGTCCATGGAAATACTCCGGTGGCGCAGGTGATCTCGAACACCGCCGGCGTGCTGGGCAGCTACCGCTACATGCTGACGCCGCACAGCGCGCTCGAACTGAACTACTCCTGGGCGCAGAACACGAACTACTACCAGTACGCCGGTCTGCAGGTGTTCATTCCTATCCACACCATGCAGCAGGAGTTCTCGGCGGCCTACGTGTACAGCCTGAACTTCCACAAGTACAGCCCCTTCCTCGAAGTCGGACCGGGCGTCATGTTCTTTTCGCCGATCAAGGACTTTGGTACGGGCCGCCTGGACGCGAAGCGGAACTCGAACATCGGCGGCCTCTTCGGCGGTGGTGTGGCTTACGAGATCAGCCCCAGCTTCGACGTGCGCGCCGAATTCCGCGGCTTCTTCGTCAAGTCGCCGAACTTCGTGGACGACTTCAAGACCAACCGCTATAACGTGATCATGACCCCGGCTCTCGGCGTGGCGTACCACTTCTAG